The Maniola hyperantus chromosome 6, iAphHyp1.2, whole genome shotgun sequence sequence GGACACCAGAGATACATAAATATCAGAATTCCTTCCAACCTGCTTCTGAGGGATGATGATCTGAGTGGACAGAGCATCTTTAGTGTTACTGATAGGGTGGTCTAGCAAGCAAATACACCTGATAACTCTTCCACGCTTGTTCACTCTTTCAGGAACATAGCTGGGGTCGCAGTACACTTGTTTGCATTTAGCAACTTCATTTCCAGATCGCACACCAACCACCCTGCCTCCCTCCCCCAGAACAATCTCATCAATAGGCTTGTCTAACATGTACGTTCCACCATAGATAGCAGACAGCCGAGCAAAGCCTTGAGGTAGCTCTCCCAAGCCATACATTGGATAAAGATATGGTGACTTTCCATACCGAGCGAGAGAATCAGAATACAATTTAATACGGTTAATTGTTTGGATAGCTGGCTGCTGCAGGTAGGTATCATCTAAATAAAGAGCCAAAGCGTGCCCTGTAAAGTCCTGGGTGTTTCTGTCAAGTCCAAATTTGTCATACAATGACTGCATGTTCGCAGTGCTGGGGTCGAAATCCTTCCAAGTTTTCGCGTCCTCCTCTTGAAAATCTTGCACGTAGATCAGGAAGTTGCGGAAACGCCTCTTTTCGAACATACCCATCAGATCGGACGCCAGCGCCTCTTTCTGGTCCACCGGGACTTTTGCAATCTTTCCGCCTTTGTACACATAGCTGCCTTCGACGGACTTGAACTCCAAGTATCGGGTGACGCCCGTGTGGATCAGCAGCTTGACTAGAAGACCATTCGCCATCAAAAACTTTGGTATCAAATCCACATTCCAGTCGCGACCTCGACCGTATGTTTCATCCGGAGCCGGTGCATTGAACTTGCCGAACAATTCTTCTAACGGGGTAATCGAAGCAGATTCACCGCCGTAATACTTATTCCGATCAATGTGTAGAACTTTTTTGCCGGACACGGACAGCATACCGCTAAGGATGCATTCCTTTAGACCGGTGCCTAGAACGATTGCATCGTATTCTTCATCCATGCTGATGAAAGATCACACGATATAGTTCTTAAAACAAGATTAGAAAATACCTTGGAAAACACACGAATAACTGGGAGTTAAATGTCAAAATGTCGCAAGTTTCGCAAATTAAAATGAATATGTCGGCCGGCGCTGACGTCGACGAGttaattttaatactttttaataccaacattaaaaaaacaaaagtccCATAGACTAAGTTCAAACTCAGACTACaatcaaagagaatataatcactacgttttaactACAATGGGCATGGACAGGAAACTTTTGACCACACCTAGCGCCTTGTAAAGAAGACTTAACAAATATTGCCAAATGTATCCctctttttttaaccgacttccaaaaattctctgttctcaattcggcccggtttttttcgattttttttgtccttattctgatatgtaggtacatcgtagacggagtaaaaaatctagacaaaggaacgtttgcttttttattcacactaaaaagagaacacagataaagttactaatgtgataaaacgagacgcagctaacctattttttatcccttatcgtgtaaccgatttttttcaaggaatacaacttcagttgcaaaacaaactttgagaattcatggcatcattgtatttctcattagttatttacttgttttcacataaaaaacgtttaatactcTCGGTCGcagttacacagtacttcagtcttgcttttttattcagtctacgatgtacctacattgatTTTTTCCAGCTTTCTGTAccaatttgcaaaatttttttttaatcagcagAGGATGTTAAGGTGgtggtggtcccatttaaatttctggatccaactcctcaatcctgatcctgcagggttactgcccgcataagttatcaagattcaggaagtgttcatggtgaattaatgttgtaggtaccaagcaacgactttatgcttgaattcgaagtcccaactcctcaaccctgatgaagtagggtacagcactcctaaactatagtcaTTCAGGAACTgtggatgatgcaatattatttttggtgccaagcataaactacaccattgaacttcggaccccaactcctcaatgctgatgctgcaaggtactgtactcctaagccgtggggattcgggaatttctgatggtgaattgatattttaggtatcaagcaatgactacttatactaaaaagcttaaaataaaaataaaataaaaaaaccaacttccaaaaccactacaaagtaaaaaatagcttttgtttctagtttctacacgtgtaggtatgtatgttgaagtcgagAAGACTTCAACATACagacctacacgtgtagaaactagaaacaaaagttattttttactttgtagtggttttggaagtcggtttttttaatattttttttatcaggCAATTCTAAGTTGTAAATAATGCATAATGTCACAAAGAAAACGTCAATTTGAATTTGTCACAATGGTCTCAGTGCTTCCACTTCTAAGCATTTCGCCCTATTTTAAGGTGAAAGACTATTATTAAGTACGGCTTAAAGCATTTATTATATGCATTTAGCATATGTGACGGGGATCTAGGATAATAATTTGGGTTAAAGTTGAACTGCAAGTagttattactttttttttttcaatcaatcaagagcctcaatagctcaaccggtaaagcagtggactgaacaccgaaaggtcgacggttcaaaccccgcccgttgtactattgtcgtacctactcctagcacaagcctgacgcttagttggagaggaaaggggaatattagtcatttaacatggctaatgttcttttaaaaaaaaaacaatcagcCAATTCGcgcccacagctggacataggccttcccaagagcgcgccaccacacacgatcctccggaTTCCTCattcacccacttcccgctacattattaaggtcgtcagtccagcgggtcgGAGGTCGACCCATACCGCGCTTGCTGAAGCTGATACGTGGTCtctactccagaacacgtctgccccagcggccatcggttctgcggcagacatggcctgcccactgccacttcagctggctaattcattcagctatgtcggtcactctggttctacACATATTTTTTACACCAAACCAAAGATTTATCAAGGATTTAAGACTTGATAAATAGCCAGAATGCATTTTTTCAATCTGCATTACGGACTGATaacgtatttttaaccgacttctttcAGTAGGTATAATGGTTAATGAATAGTTAATGACTAATTTGctaagttaatttttttgtaacctgtcatttgggttttgtggtgcaatatacatactacatacataTAACTAATTATAGTTAATTACGTAATATAATAGCTTACGAATGACAGGTAGGTACCTTCCGAGAGTTATTACAAGTTTGAAATGGAAGAACATGATGACTAAACACCTTCTTCGTCGAAAGACTTAAGATTTaggattgtgaaataaaattaaaaacataaaatggtGTTTTTAAACAATAATGAATCAACGGGACCTCAAAAagggtattaaaaaaattagggtAATTTAGTAGGGCGAATGAATGTCTACAGACACTAGGGTAAACCCAAAATCGTAAGTGGAAACACTGATCTGACATTTTCGTTTCGTATCACGTCAGCGGTGAGTGCCGTCAGTGTCAGTCGGTCGGTCAACTTTGCAAGTTTGCGTGGTTTGCTTGTTTTTGAGTTCGTCTTGTGCACACTTCGCGATCGAATGTTTTCTTCGCGGCGGTTAAATATTTACTGTTATTCGTCTTTATTTTCGCTCGTCTAAACATGTGCATTCTACGGCTTTCTAAACTATTTAACGCATTTTGTGTAAATCCAAAACAGGAACACGAGTGATGTGTAACAAAGTGAACAGATGATTTCAACCCATATGCTTCGACTTCACGACACATTCTCTTTAGTTTTATCGAGAGCAACAAAATATACGGTCGGCCGCACCAAATACCGCGATTTTAAATGAGAAGCAAAAGCGAGCCGAACGTCCTTCAGATGAGTAAAAATGTCAACAGAAGGAAGCGGAGAGACTCCTGCGGCCGTACCGAGTTTGCCGGGCGCACCAGAACAAACTTATCTCTTTCCGAAATCGAAAGGTCACTCGAGATCGGTAAGTCATGGAGGGACGCCTATGTTGGGGAACACCGCTGGCGCGCGGCCTGCGCTCAAGTCGGCGATGCGGGGCCACCAGCGCGCGCTGTCCCACGGCCAGATCGGCGAGGGGCCTCGCGCAGCCTCCGGGCCCGGCCACAGCCGCGCCGGTAGCCGCACGGACTTCATCCTGCCGCCGGGCCACCGCGAGCCGCTCCCGGCCAGCGCTCAGCCTCGCCTGGCTTCGGTGCGCGGGCACTCGCGGCAGGCGTCGCGCTCGGACTCCATCTACACGCTGCGGCGCGCCTCCGTGGTGACGCCGTGGCGCCGCGCCGTGTTCTGGTTGATGCGGCGCCAGCAGCCAGCCGTCGACAACCGCCACCTCATCGTCATCCCCAACCACCTCATCCCGGACAAAACCCCCCCAAAGGATCACCCCAACGGACAGAGAtgcaacaacaaagtcaggacTACCAAGTATACACTGCTCTCGTTCCTACCCAAAAACCTTTTTGAACAGTTTCATAGGATTGCCAATGTGTACTTTATATTCATAGTGTTGTTAAACTGGGTGCCAGCGATCAATGCTTTTGGCAAGGAGATAGCCATGCTGCCTGTGTTGTTTGTGCTCGGAGTGACTGCCATCAAAGACTTGTTTGAGGATCGCCGCAGACACATGTCTGACAAGAGAATTAATAATTCTTTCTGCAGGGTCTACAAAAAGTgagtacattttatttttatcacattttctcattaattattttatcaagGAATGTTggaacaccaatattgaccggactatattatataatatatattttatttgatatacaatatatatatattgtagttaaaaacaaattgaataaaaaacaagATTTGTAGATAGCAATAGTTaggaaaatatgaaaaacaGTCCTATCTGTCAAATTAAACAACACAATTGTTATCAGATTTTTCGCGAGTTATTATGCAAACAATAAAGTCCAAATAGATTCAATTTCAATACAAGTACCTTCATAAATTGAGATTATTCATTTGGTCTGGAGTTCATTCATTCAGTATTCTAATTTTGGAAACAtgattgtattttttattaggtacctacttacttaacttGGATTTTTTTAACACCTAAGTTTGTTTACTTATgagtaattatattttatgtatgtacacacATAAAGTTactaagttataaataaaataaataagttactaAGTTACTAAGCagtaatttagtttattttacttAACAGTCCCAGGTCTTTAAATTTGAACAATCAGTTGCTTAAATATCTTTATTGGAAATTGAACCTTGAATTTTTCTTGCAATGGGATTTTTAATACCAACTCTAAAAAGgtcattgataaataaataaataaataaataataaataaaatagcctttattccctgatacaatagttatacatcttatattactaactaactgtattactaatttcttatttcctattatttaattatcctatcctacataatttattctaaaaaaattggtaacaccagcaatttaaagttcaggttgtcctctttgaacataggcctcctctagacttctccatttttCACTATCTAACGCCAAATCCGCGCCAACCCTTTGGCGAAGGGCGAAGGTCATTGATACCTgcactttttatttatacatataaaacaatatctataaatatacttaaactagctgccctggcaaacttcggtccgcctaacagtcgattcaaatttttttaagaaccatccttgtacttccaaggaatattataaaaaaagaattagcgaaatcagtttaGCTGttgatgagcaacacatttatcatttttataatatagaagTTAGTAGTGATGCGGTATAATATGGGACACTTGTTATGATAGTTGAGGTAATGATTACAGAACAAGTTCTGTATGTTATACAGGGTGAAAACAATAAATGTgcagataataaaattaaaaaaatctgagtATATAAGAGACTTGAGATGTTGCCTGCAACTTTGTAAGTGTGCTTAatgctcaaaaggaaaaaaggagcccttatttataggatcacttcattgtctgtctgtctgtccatctgttgtgtctgtcaagaaaatctatagggtacctacttcctgttgacttagAATAATGGAATCATAGAATCATTACTAATTAGCTTAGAGCCTTCTCTAATTTTATACAGGCTTTTCATTAACCTCTCTCGCACGCATTATGTCATGCTATTGACGTAGCCTAGCGTGTGTACTGTGTCCAGTACAAACAGGGCCACCTCATTGGATGTGCTAGCCTTTCAGGTGTTTTTTCACGTGGCATCATTAGTGCGGGAACTGACGTCATGTCAATGTCAAATACTCCATCATGGGCAATGGCTCAGTGGTTCAGTTTTAAGCATCGataaaatagtacctattacAGTACGCGTCACTAAAGTTGAAATAAGCACAGTAACTATAGGAAACTCGCTAAGACCAAGTGCCGCCAGCCGACTCTAattcgtatcatcatcatgatcaatccatcgccgactcactacagagcacggatctcctctcttATTCATATAATTTCAACGTGCCACTCTGCGCCGTTCGTCCTAGAAGCCAAACCGCGCGGTACTTAACCACGTTGCACAGTTTTGTGCTGGTGCTggatagtgaaagtgtagtgcaaTACAAAGAACACatgaacaaagtgaaagcatagtgctagtgcaatatagagaacacaagaacaaaatGTCTTCCAATAAAGTATGTTAACTATAGACTAAGATAAGTCAatggaccgattcttaggtataagtatgtgtataagtttaggttaatataatattacttattagcctctctataggctagattgtaatgatagtaaagtactgttgtcagtactttacgaataaataaataaaattttgtgctGGTCATCAGCGCGAATACGAGGCACGCTTGCAATCCGCGTTTGGCTTGACTATTTGCATCCACCCATACCGATTGCAATATTGAAACGCACACGTCCTACATAAAGTCGTTTAAAAAATCCTTAGTGAAACTTAAAAGTCGGTGAAATTATCTGCCCAAATCATCGAACCTGCAAAAAGTCTGACGTGGGTGGAGCACCTAGACTCCACTCACCGCACTCGGTCTGTGCTGGCCTGATAATGTCAAGTTATGCTATCGTAAAAGCAACGTCGGAACTTTGTGATTGATGCATGTAACTTTGTCTAATAACGTTTTTGTCTAAATAATCATAAAAAATACACAGcttaggtaaataatataaaaattcgtAACACAAACAGTAAACAGTAAACACGCCAGCTCAAATGTCACGACGCGACGCCGGACGTTTGTTTCGTAATGCTTTCGAAAGagagaaaatattaaatatttaagtacattgaaagtacctacttacctacctaggttcTCCTTACTTAATGTTTAACTAgctttacttaggtaggtatttcggtaaatattttgtgtagtacaaaaattaaataggtaactagataggtacctattgtaaggctgcctgtccactgatgCGGATCTAGGTAGCGGAGCGAGAAAGttgcggagcggagttgcggactgtgTAATACTCGTACCATACGCGGAGCTAGCCCCGCTCTGCTTCCCCGCTCTGCGTAAAacgtatgatttttttttaaactaggcCGCAAATtattgtccactgaagcggagcgggagTCTTATGCAAgtctattggttaatatttgcacagctcCGCTTTGCAAATGCTCTCCGTAACAGTGGACGGGCAACCTAAGAGTTCAAGTCGACTCCGGCTTGCTTATCTGGTCAAaaatggggtttgaaatatgtttaACTGTATTTTACATCAATTTATGTAAGTAGCTTATCTACTTTAGTTTATAGTTAGTtacttaccgccgtactcagagtcgctaatcgttacttaagattgagttaaaacgaaatagatttatgtgagagatacagctctgtctcgttttaactaaacttaagtaacgattaagcgactctgagtacggcggtaactcaattatttattaaatgttgAAATAGAGaaacatttaataaataattgcacAAAAGCATAGTGCAACATCAGCAgacgaaatatataaaagcttaTAAAGCTAACTAAGTAAGAGCGTTCCAATTTGCATAACTCGGTAGTTTATTGATATTTCTCGtgagctaggtaggtaggtatcttaaaCATTCACTAGTTACTCCATATCCGAGTATTTCCTCAGCGACGTCACTATCGTAATTCATAACACTATCATACATGTACTTATTACGACGAAaggacagtacgcggcaaaaagtaatgtacaccgaactttagaaggagatagcagatttgtaaagcgttgtctctgtcgttgagaccgacaaaacctcataatataggtatgagtgacagagacaacgctctacaaagccgaaatctcattctaaaggctgatgtacattactttcggccgcgtaatgtacttagataataagtacctagttagaTGCAATAATATGTAGGCATACATACTTATTTAATCAATACATAAGTAAATAGTTTATGAAATTATCAAAGTTTATAGCTAGGTATTAGTACCTAGgcctaggtacctaggtacatatgcCTAGTGTAAAATTACATAAAGCAAATTCATGTCAACAGGTACTTTTTTCGATCGAATTGATAAGTAATTTCGACAAGaatgattttatattattttttatcagacacttaaaaagtaaataaatgaaaaacgtTTACAACCAAAGTGCATTTACTTTATCGACGATAACGTTCAATTCCTTAGAATAGATAAGGTTGGGTACGATTTGtcgttgataatgatgatgatgattatgtagCACAATGAAATCACTATAGGCGGCCTGTGCACTTGACGACGCGACGTGTCCACGCGCAGGCAATGCGCGTTTTACGAACGCACGTCGACAGGCTGCAAACTGCAATGTGAGTGTGTGCAACGATTTAAAACATGTGAGCCGATTGGATTGTATCGCGCTTGCAATGTCTTTTAGTTGCGTCTGACGCGCTTCAACCACACGACTTCAAGTACACggagaaagtaatgtacatcggccattagaatgacatttcggctttgtagagcgttgtctttgtcactcatacgtatatgacgttttgtcggtctcaacgacagagacaacgctctacaaaatttGTAACTTCTGTTATGACACATACTCGTTACTCGTAATATTTTatatgcaataaaaaaatttatttgagccttagttttttcctttttctattggtgaaaaccgtataAAATCGTGTCTAATTCAATCTGCTgtctcgttctaaaggtcgatgtacattacttactgccgcgtaatgtaagaatcttgcgaaagtgtgtctgtaatCTCTGtatgcctgtctgctagcttttcacgcctgattttgacgaaatttggtacaaagatagcttccatcccggtgacggacataaactacttttatcccggaaaatcaaatagttccacggaatttacaaaaacttaaatccacgtagatgaattcgcaagcatcatctatttggtacagagatagctttcatcccgcaGATCATaatataagctatttttatccaggaaaatcaaagagttcctacgggattttcccAAAACCGGAATCTACGCCAAGTTGCGGGCTTCTTTAAttcatttacttaaataatgagAATTAAAGAAAGAACAGCCATTGATGGAAAGAGACAGCAAGCCTATGTATTATAGTTTTCCTTCAGTATCATTTAATTGCCAGAACCAGTATCGCTCTTCGGAATAGACTTGAGAATAAACTCAGAGGAGGTAGATACCTGACTCAGAACTATCGGCCTCATAAAAGCGAACTTATATTCGATCCTTCAATCCATTGAAATGCCATTCGATACAATTGCAGTAAATTACAGACATTTGAATATCTCGACTTGCACGGAGTTGTAAAGGCTATCCTGTTCAACAACTGCTACTATTAGCACGCTAAACCATCATCAAGCATGCTTGCTGTCACGTCAATATTTGTCGAACAATTGTGacccagtggccctaccgcggttgtttgacagctacaatgtcacgatcgcaatcatctctgattggttaatgctcgctcactattggccacaacgcattgttgctcattgttgcaacaagaatcgcacaaattcagccaatcagaacaattgagattgtaataatgattgatgcaggttttagacaatcgccccgccgGACGTAGACCGCATTCTgaaagaaaaagagagtaactATACTCAATGCAATCAGGCGATAGATTTTGCTGGGAGCTGGGAGACTAGGTATTAGTTAGCCATAGTCATTGCTATGGCGGACAACCTACTGTCTGATACAATGTTTAATGTTTTATGACAAATATCTGTGTAATTCTCTGCTCCATCAATAATTCAGCAAATCTTTACTCATGATTAACAGAACTGACGATGCAGAACCTATCATCTGATGGATGCCTATGTTTAAATTAAGATCTATAGCCACCGCGTTTTCGCTTggcaaaaataaaatgtaaattctctttattttctattcccgtgggaattttgatAAATCCAACCTTGTTTATTTTCTACGTGTTTTCTATATTATACATCGATAAGGTGTACCAGCTATGTAAATTAATTTGACACGTCATAATATTGTTAGGTAGTTATTAAAGCAATCGTTGTTTCAGTTGTTGTTATGTTGATCAGTTACCTTCTGACTGCATAAAGAAGAACCTAAGCTAGAATTTTTTGTAACATCATGACTAATAAAAGAAAGAATCCTGTCgaatgtttataataaatagAGCCCTACATAGTTATCTACGCCGAAACCACCCGAAAccacttaattattatttcaggCATCACTACTTACGCGggcatacatacatattaaattattctACAGAAGCAATCATCATAAGGAAAACTATAATAATCTACAATCAGAACACTAGAAATTTCAATGAATATTTTATCGCAAACCACACACTGAAATTACTTGTTTCCTCACTACTCAATAAGTCAAAACATTAAGAAGGGCTCGCGAAAGCAAACAACTAACTAACTATTCAACCTCAAAAATTGCTGATCAATATTATAGTAGGCAGGTGCAATGTGATCGATATTCTTGGAATACTTCATAATATGTTGGCTTACAAACAATGTTTCCGCATTAGTTAGTAGGTCAGACAAGACAAACCAATTCGGTCAATCAATCATCGAACTGGTGTGATTTGTCATTGCCGACATTCGATGACCAATTAGGTTCCTGGCTGTCTGACATTCAAATACACCTCGTCATGTACAAGAACTGTCACAGTTGAGTATTTTGAGGTCACCCTATAAATGTCGTAGGAAAGGTTATGGGCCCAGATCAACCAATTCAGCTTGGTCTGCGTGTAGGTAACACAACAAACGCTTCCTTTATCTACGGTTACCAACATGTATCTCCTGTTCATCTAAAGCCTTTTTGAATAGCGCTGGAACTTTCATCTTCATTATTCCTTCTAAGCTTTTTATACATATCGTTGTCTTAATATGAATACATTAGTTCGGTAATATATTTGCTCCATTATGCAATCTATGTACACTTTGCTACACCGGTAGCAGTACTACTTGAACGGTACATTCTACATCAATACAGCTTAGATAATCTATTTACGTACGTAGAGGCAATCTTCGCGTGAAATAGGTCGTATTATTTGTTGCCGATAAAAATACACATCTGAATACAAATATTGCTTCAATATGTTTCTTGTCTTCTTTCTTTATTAATTTGCTCTTCCGATGCGACTTGACATCGTGTCCTAATTTCAATTACACGTTTGGTTTGAAGAATTTGAATAAggaactaaacacgtgagtacagccgggacagatattatttagaatggaaataaaactttctaaatTATTTACCTAAACCACAGGAGTAGCGCGGTTTGGTACGCTTCCGattaagttaataatataagcaCAATATTAAGTAGTTAAGTAACTATGTACGTATTTCTATAGTGTAGAATATTTTGCAGATTTTTTGTAGAATGTGACTTGTgttattataactagctgatccttGCGGCTTCGGCCGCGTGGCGGTGGACACCTAGGATTTCAATAGACATCTACTTCTGACCTATGTCAGAAGTAGATGTCTATTGAAATAGTTATCAGTTTAACGAAGACGATTTATCGTACTCCATCGATGGCAtcgaaattaaaacaataatgaaCCATCTAATCCCGGCTTTAGTGTTCGGTATTAGAATCGAATTAATTGATTTGGTGCGAAGTTTGAAGGTCGACCTTCGCGACATAAACCTAATGTGTTAATAAATTACGTTCATTAAGAAATAATGTGTCATGGTGTCTGTCTTAAGTGCCTACTTCAATAGCTTATAGTTACTAATCTTGTAACGCAAAAAATATGTACAacgcgcggccgaaagtaatgtacagcggcctttagaatgatgtttcggctttgtagagcattatctctttcactaatacctatataatatgacgtttcgtccgtctcaacgacagggacaacgctctacaaatctgctatctccttgtaaatgtcgatgtacattacttgtCTTTTACATGTCTCTAttagatatatattattatatacttctTGGTTTAGTCTTAGCTTCGACAGTTATTCAATCCAACCCATTCCAACTTACTAagtgatgaataataattaagtattatctaTTAATCTGTGGTTAGATGAACCCTAGATATCATTTTCCTCATTAACAACTCacatcaattaattatttaatg is a genomic window containing:
- the Gdi gene encoding rab GDP dissociation inhibitor alpha; protein product: MDEEYDAIVLGTGLKECILSGMLSVSGKKVLHIDRNKYYGGESASITPLEELFGKFNAPAPDETYGRGRDWNVDLIPKFLMANGLLVKLLIHTGVTRYLEFKSVEGSYVYKGGKIAKVPVDQKEALASDLMGMFEKRRFRNFLIYVQDFQEEDAKTWKDFDPSTANMQSLYDKFGLDRNTQDFTGHALALYLDDTYLQQPAIQTINRIKLYSDSLARYGKSPYLYPMYGLGELPQGFARLSAIYGGTYMLDKPIDEIVLGEGGRVVGVRSGNEVAKCKQVYCDPSYVPERVNKRGRVIRCICLLDHPISNTKDALSTQIIIPQKQVGRNSDIYVSLVSYTHQVAAKGWFIAMVSTTVETNDPESEIKPGLDLLGSIRQKFVSVSDYYEPTDDGSQSQIFISESYDATSHFETTCLDVLKIYKRGTGEDFDFSKVKLELGEEEQ